A section of the Bradyrhizobium oligotrophicum S58 genome encodes:
- a CDS encoding sigma-54-dependent transcriptional regulator codes for MSKSILVVDDEEIVRSSIRQWLELGGFDVRTARNADEALSMLQAELPDVVLTDFRMPHRSGIDLMRDVQRIDPDIPVVLLTAHGDVALAVAAMREGVYDFLQKPANPDHVSAVLARAAEQSGLKRQLRQLTSRLGAEGELERRLLGTSPAMAGLRKSVGELAEHDRDVILFGESGTGKEVVARALHDLGPRARAPFVAVNCAAIPAELFESELLGHEAGAFTGARGARVGKFEHASGGTLLLDEIESMPHAFQVKILRVLQERVVERVGSNRLIPVDVRVIAAAKADLAADSRSGRFRADLYFRLAAAEIRLPPLRERGNDVLLLFQHFAGEASRRSGRDLTPLGPEDFDALLTHDWPGNVRELKNVAERYALGLAATGRRVAEILRRSEGAGARRALSERVAAYERMLIEASLLEHNWSVVAVMESLGVPRRTLNEKMARYGLLRPSRTSC; via the coding sequence ATGAGCAAATCGATTCTTGTCGTTGACGACGAGGAGATCGTTCGCAGCTCGATCAGACAATGGCTGGAGCTGGGCGGCTTCGACGTGCGCACCGCCCGAAATGCGGACGAGGCGCTGTCGATGCTTCAGGCCGAGCTGCCTGACGTGGTCCTGACCGACTTCCGGATGCCGCATCGATCCGGCATCGACCTGATGCGCGACGTGCAGCGAATCGATCCCGACATTCCGGTCGTCCTGCTGACTGCTCACGGCGACGTTGCACTTGCGGTTGCGGCCATGCGCGAGGGCGTCTACGACTTTTTGCAGAAGCCTGCCAACCCGGATCATGTGTCTGCCGTGTTGGCGCGGGCGGCAGAACAATCAGGATTGAAGCGTCAACTCAGGCAACTCACCAGCCGGCTCGGCGCCGAAGGTGAGCTGGAGCGACGTCTCCTGGGGACATCGCCCGCGATGGCTGGGCTGCGCAAGTCCGTTGGCGAGCTCGCCGAGCACGACCGGGATGTGATCCTCTTCGGCGAGAGCGGCACGGGAAAGGAGGTCGTCGCTCGCGCACTGCATGACCTCGGTCCGCGAGCACGAGCGCCATTCGTTGCGGTGAATTGCGCGGCTATACCCGCCGAGCTGTTCGAGAGCGAGCTGCTGGGTCACGAGGCGGGCGCGTTCACCGGTGCACGCGGGGCCCGCGTCGGGAAGTTCGAACATGCCAGCGGCGGAACTCTCCTGCTCGATGAAATCGAAAGCATGCCACACGCGTTCCAGGTCAAAATCCTGCGCGTTCTCCAGGAGCGCGTGGTCGAGCGGGTGGGATCAAACCGGCTGATCCCGGTCGACGTCCGTGTGATCGCCGCCGCGAAAGCCGATCTCGCCGCCGACAGCCGCAGCGGCCGCTTTCGCGCGGATCTCTACTTCCGCTTGGCAGCGGCGGAGATCCGTCTCCCGCCGTTGCGCGAACGGGGCAACGACGTGCTGCTGCTCTTCCAGCATTTCGCCGGGGAAGCCTCCCGGCGCAGCGGCCGTGATTTGACCCCACTCGGGCCTGAGGATTTCGACGCACTGCTGACCCATGACTGGCCTGGCAACGTTCGAGAGCTGAAGAACGTGGCTGAACGCTACGCGCTCGGCCTAGCGGCAACGGGTCGCCGCGTCGCGGAAATTCTGCGGCGGAGCGAGGGAGCGGGCGCGAGGCGCGCGCTCTCCGAGCGTGTGGCAGCTTATGAGCGCATGCTGATCGAGGCCTCCTTGCTGGAGCACAACTGGTCAGTTGTGGCGGTCATGGAAAGTCTCGGCGTGCCACGGCGGACCCTCAACGAAAAAATGGCAAGGTACGGCTTGCTGCGGCCCAGCCGAACGTCCTGCTAA
- a CDS encoding ATP-binding protein, protein MTAWFSSRLGLPRELSRAWPAIAAIAVLAIVGVALLSYRLALSAGLAQMSRDSDDRLTLIASTFDATVARFRYLPTVLSLADPVRRLFRTPGDGAVVDTANRYLKSLNQAAGSAELYVLDTAGVALAASNYDGAKSFVGHAYDFRPYFQSAIRDGEGQLYAVGVTTGLPGYFLSQRITEGELTIGVAVVKIDLTPLEADWVRAGDLVAMQDEGGVVILASRAQWKYHPLRTLPSSAVARLNESRQFGDTIENAPILHSPSESGDVSVGLGDDNDVHEYALRARHLPAHGWQLLIFSDIGDARRHAMTVAATAGFAVLTVQLLGLVAYQWRQSMKAKGEANELLERSVAERTMELREANRQLTSEVLERTRTEQELRQTHESLVQSAKLASLGQALAGVAHEINQPLAALTTYIASSRVLLHRNEFERTAVNLDLMSSIAERMMALIGHLGMFARKETGATSRVDVGVTLGNAMRLLQYRIRNEGIEVVLDLPAEPAHVEANPIRLEQVFVNLLSNAVHSMRDRPRRILRVCIRRAESTVTTEVADTGSGISADHMKSLFDPFFTTKEIGEGLGLGLSISYGIVRELGGTISVESELQIGSRFRVTLPAPPAQA, encoded by the coding sequence ATGACGGCGTGGTTTTCGAGCCGACTGGGATTGCCGCGTGAGCTATCAAGGGCTTGGCCGGCTATCGCGGCAATTGCCGTCCTGGCCATCGTGGGAGTCGCGCTGCTGTCCTATCGATTGGCCCTGAGCGCCGGCCTCGCGCAGATGAGCCGCGATTCCGACGATCGGCTTACGTTGATCGCCAGCACGTTCGATGCAACCGTTGCCCGCTTCCGATATCTGCCCACGGTTCTGTCGCTCGCCGATCCGGTGCGCCGGCTGTTCCGGACACCGGGCGATGGAGCAGTTGTCGACACAGCCAACCGTTATCTCAAGTCGCTCAATCAGGCTGCGGGATCGGCCGAGCTCTACGTGCTGGACACGGCCGGGGTGGCGCTGGCGGCAAGCAATTATGATGGAGCAAAGAGCTTCGTCGGGCATGCGTACGACTTTCGCCCCTATTTCCAAAGCGCAATTCGTGACGGGGAAGGGCAGCTTTATGCCGTCGGGGTGACGACCGGCTTGCCAGGTTACTTCCTGTCGCAACGGATCACGGAAGGCGAGCTTACGATCGGGGTCGCCGTCGTGAAGATCGATTTGACGCCGCTGGAAGCCGATTGGGTCAGGGCCGGTGATCTGGTGGCCATGCAAGATGAAGGAGGCGTGGTCATCCTGGCCAGCCGCGCGCAGTGGAAATATCATCCGTTGCGAACACTGCCCTCGAGCGCGGTCGCTCGTTTGAACGAGTCCCGGCAATTCGGCGATACGATCGAAAATGCCCCGATCCTGCATTCGCCGAGTGAATCAGGGGACGTATCGGTTGGGTTGGGCGACGACAATGACGTCCACGAATATGCACTGCGCGCGCGTCATCTGCCGGCACATGGATGGCAGCTCCTGATCTTCTCGGATATCGGAGACGCTCGGCGGCATGCAATGACAGTCGCCGCCACAGCGGGTTTTGCCGTTCTCACGGTCCAGCTGCTTGGGCTCGTCGCCTATCAATGGCGGCAGTCGATGAAAGCCAAGGGCGAAGCTAACGAGCTGCTGGAACGAAGTGTTGCGGAGCGCACGATGGAGCTGCGCGAAGCCAATCGTCAGCTGACGAGTGAAGTCCTGGAACGGACGCGCACCGAACAGGAGTTGCGACAAACCCACGAGAGCCTGGTGCAGAGCGCGAAGCTTGCCAGTCTTGGACAAGCCCTGGCAGGCGTGGCGCATGAAATCAACCAGCCACTCGCAGCGCTCACCACCTATATCGCAAGCAGCCGAGTCTTGCTGCACCGCAACGAGTTCGAGCGAACGGCAGTGAACCTCGACCTGATGTCATCCATAGCCGAGCGAATGATGGCATTGATCGGTCACTTGGGCATGTTCGCGCGCAAGGAGACCGGCGCAACCAGCAGAGTCGATGTCGGTGTGACACTTGGCAACGCGATGCGGCTTCTGCAGTACCGGATCAGAAACGAAGGTATCGAGGTTGTCTTGGACTTGCCCGCGGAGCCGGCTCACGTTGAGGCGAACCCGATCCGTCTCGAGCAGGTCTTCGTCAACCTGCTCTCGAACGCGGTCCACTCGATGCGCGACCGCCCGCGCCGCATTCTCAGGGTTTGCATCCGTCGTGCGGAGAGCACGGTGACGACCGAGGTCGCGGACACCGGGAGCGGAATCTCCGCGGATCACATGAAGTCGCTGTTCGATCCGTTCTTCACCACCAAGGAAATCGGTGAAGGGCTCGGCCTCGGTCTTTCAATCAGCTATGGCATCGTGAGAGAACTCGGAGGCACGATTTCGGTCGAGAGCGAGCTGCAAATCGGAAGCCGGTTTCGGGTGACCTTGCCGGCGCCGCCCGCGCAGGCCTAG
- a CDS encoding GntR family transcriptional regulator — protein MRDTDGDVSKVDTAYTKLKDLVIHYDLVPDGKVRVLPGEHLHIDDLADRVNASATPVRQALERLQGEGLIDSIAKRGFFSKVPNASELQDLYEFARLVLEHNITRPLDPSSVARLGRGLMKVEAVAVGHSATKCVKHHAMTIESVFEQITQLSRNEQMLRMVRNFNDRSRYVRCLSVLQSPDHGAQVRECLELIELLRDQDPKGACEKLETHMCRMIVDLPELIRDARSRWTMAAAI, from the coding sequence ATGCGTGATACAGACGGGGATGTCAGCAAGGTAGACACCGCTTACACTAAGCTAAAGGACCTCGTCATCCACTATGATCTGGTGCCTGACGGCAAGGTCCGGGTGCTTCCTGGAGAGCATCTACACATTGACGATCTGGCGGATCGCGTCAACGCGAGCGCAACACCTGTGCGCCAAGCGCTGGAGCGCCTACAGGGCGAGGGGCTCATCGATAGCATCGCTAAGCGAGGCTTCTTCTCAAAAGTTCCGAACGCGTCCGAGCTGCAGGACTTGTATGAATTTGCGCGGCTGGTTCTTGAGCACAATATCACGAGGCCACTCGATCCGTCCTCGGTTGCGCGTCTCGGCCGGGGTTTGATGAAAGTCGAAGCTGTTGCTGTGGGTCACTCGGCAACGAAGTGCGTCAAGCATCATGCGATGACCATCGAAAGCGTCTTCGAGCAGATCACGCAGCTGTCGCGAAACGAGCAGATGCTGAGAATGGTGCGGAACTTCAATGATCGCAGTCGGTACGTCCGCTGCCTCTCGGTCTTGCAAAGCCCGGATCACGGCGCGCAGGTACGGGAATGTCTCGAACTGATCGAATTGCTCCGCGATCAAGATCCGAAAGGTGCATGCGAAAAACTGGAAACGCACATGTGTCGGATGATCGTCGATCTGCCCGAACTCATCCGGGACGCCAGGTCACGCTGGACGATGGCCGCGGCCATATAG
- a CDS encoding helix-turn-helix transcriptional regulator yields the protein MKDSGVPLIGRDQESNRLRELLPSKNGRAVGAVLVGEAGIGKSRLVEALAQTAKQRGFCVARGAAYEMAEPLPYGLFADTFSQWAREQPTLLNHARNDMIRPLSRLVPAFAAAADLPALKGLSGPDERFRLFESAVHLLHAVAVESPLLLVLEDLHWADRESWAMLLHCLRSTRSLPLLTVITLRPDETGGEPLELNALTRESELHRIAVRPLEPADTMRMLELLADERLPASLATAIHRETGGNPFYVRQLFNHLVEEGKLLGREGQWPADLVNNGLGIPAGLRPLLSRRFARLSGPTLGMLRIAAIFPEGFDLGRLQLLISDSEEAILDHIDEAMRAGVLVVRGGGYVFAHALLRRAMYDELNPDRRAILHRRAATRLAELDADPGEIAHQYHASQRIAGAEIGEVFALKAAERARANYISEHEAAFLRIACDLAGDAVSDEMLRDLALAQAASLDVEAADATTRLLFGRCWERQPSWIMSFLVTIVRRLRDAGAPTEMWQPLVERGLEACGARRDLHWARLEVLRQYWRCRWNDGTFEAIYHAPDPLALDLVRQLGDEEDRASALDLYAPRSIEQTVQVQRWAAEWQSPAAIIRAREVVTHDWIYRHGQLAMGVETAHDLLRDAKCFGSLPGRIEALTSLAIAEASLGHLASSDAALRDARALAVRLGPWHRLHLALELSAVAWRAYLYGGDWPAIGRIASRALQIVKDHPVRLGQIVLGFAALTEAFLPGENEYDVRIEALLRSLENTNSDRQLSDDALGLGACAAWQREDVKRARRFEALVRAPKHGSTIGAAGDCREFILGRLASLQGHTAAARAHFAKARGDLERAGQVCLRALVDLDEAIVAGTSGDKPSSHALLQRGREQFVALGMRSWQERVDRARIEGVEIEPRNLPARGPDDLSPREMEILGRLAAGSRSKAIAAELRLSVPTVNRHIANIYMKIGVSSRAAATAYAMRHRLSMLQ from the coding sequence ATGAAGGATAGCGGTGTTCCGCTTATAGGAAGGGACCAGGAGTCGAACCGGCTCCGCGAGCTTCTCCCGAGCAAGAACGGACGCGCCGTAGGCGCGGTTCTGGTAGGAGAGGCTGGAATCGGCAAGAGCCGTCTGGTCGAGGCACTGGCCCAAACTGCGAAGCAGCGCGGTTTCTGTGTTGCGAGGGGCGCCGCCTACGAGATGGCCGAACCTCTGCCCTATGGATTGTTTGCCGATACGTTCTCCCAATGGGCTCGCGAGCAGCCAACGCTCCTCAACCATGCTCGCAATGATATGATTCGGCCGCTGTCTCGCCTGGTGCCGGCGTTCGCGGCCGCTGCGGATCTTCCTGCTCTCAAAGGACTCTCCGGACCGGACGAGCGGTTTCGACTTTTCGAATCCGCCGTTCATCTGCTTCATGCGGTTGCGGTCGAATCTCCACTGTTGCTCGTGCTCGAAGACCTGCACTGGGCCGATCGCGAATCGTGGGCGATGTTGCTGCATTGCTTGCGCTCGACGCGATCTCTCCCGCTGCTGACCGTCATCACTCTCCGTCCCGACGAGACCGGTGGCGAGCCGCTGGAACTCAATGCGCTGACGCGTGAGAGCGAGCTTCATCGGATCGCTGTTCGGCCACTCGAGCCCGCGGATACGATGCGCATGCTGGAGCTATTGGCAGACGAACGACTTCCCGCATCGCTTGCCACGGCAATTCATCGTGAGACTGGCGGCAATCCGTTCTATGTGCGCCAGCTCTTCAACCACCTCGTCGAAGAGGGAAAGCTTCTTGGGCGCGAGGGCCAATGGCCCGCCGATCTCGTGAACAACGGTCTCGGTATCCCTGCCGGACTGCGTCCGCTGCTGTCGCGACGGTTCGCGCGGCTCTCGGGGCCGACCTTGGGAATGCTGCGGATCGCTGCGATATTTCCGGAAGGGTTCGATCTCGGCCGATTGCAGCTTCTGATATCGGATTCCGAAGAGGCGATCCTCGACCATATCGACGAGGCGATGAGGGCTGGCGTCCTCGTCGTCCGCGGCGGCGGCTACGTCTTTGCGCATGCATTGCTGCGGCGCGCCATGTACGACGAGCTGAACCCCGACCGGCGGGCGATTTTGCATCGACGCGCGGCGACGCGCCTCGCCGAGCTCGATGCCGATCCCGGAGAGATTGCGCATCAGTATCACGCTTCGCAGCGCATCGCAGGTGCGGAGATCGGCGAGGTCTTCGCATTGAAGGCAGCCGAGCGCGCGCGAGCCAACTATATCAGCGAGCACGAAGCTGCATTCCTTCGGATCGCTTGCGATCTCGCAGGCGATGCTGTCTCGGACGAGATGCTCCGCGATCTCGCGCTCGCCCAGGCTGCATCACTCGATGTCGAAGCCGCCGATGCGACGACACGTCTTCTGTTCGGCCGCTGCTGGGAGCGGCAGCCATCATGGATCATGAGTTTCCTGGTGACGATAGTCCGCAGGCTGCGGGACGCCGGCGCTCCCACAGAGATGTGGCAGCCCCTGGTGGAGCGCGGACTGGAGGCCTGCGGTGCTCGCCGAGATTTGCACTGGGCCCGATTGGAGGTGCTCCGACAGTACTGGCGGTGCCGATGGAATGACGGGACGTTCGAGGCGATCTACCACGCGCCGGATCCGCTTGCGCTCGATCTGGTTCGTCAGCTTGGAGACGAAGAGGATCGTGCCTCGGCGCTCGACCTGTATGCTCCGCGATCAATCGAACAGACAGTGCAGGTGCAACGTTGGGCCGCCGAATGGCAGAGTCCGGCGGCCATCATCCGGGCTCGCGAGGTCGTCACCCATGATTGGATCTATCGGCATGGACAACTCGCCATGGGGGTCGAAACTGCGCACGACCTGTTGCGGGACGCCAAGTGTTTCGGATCGCTTCCAGGTCGGATCGAGGCCTTAACTTCTCTCGCGATTGCCGAGGCGAGCCTGGGTCATCTGGCAAGCTCAGACGCGGCGCTGCGCGACGCGCGTGCGCTGGCCGTCCGACTGGGACCGTGGCACCGGTTGCATCTCGCCCTGGAGCTTTCGGCAGTCGCATGGCGTGCCTATTTGTACGGTGGCGACTGGCCGGCAATTGGCCGCATCGCCTCGCGTGCGCTGCAGATCGTCAAGGATCATCCGGTGCGCCTTGGACAAATCGTGCTTGGCTTCGCCGCTCTCACCGAAGCATTCCTGCCTGGCGAAAACGAATATGACGTTCGCATCGAGGCGCTGCTCCGATCCTTGGAGAACACAAATTCTGACAGACAGCTATCAGATGATGCGCTTGGGCTCGGAGCCTGTGCCGCCTGGCAGCGTGAGGACGTCAAGCGTGCGCGCCGGTTCGAAGCGTTGGTCCGCGCTCCAAAGCACGGGAGCACGATCGGTGCAGCCGGTGATTGCCGTGAATTCATTCTCGGACGCCTGGCGTCCCTCCAGGGTCACACCGCTGCGGCACGCGCACACTTCGCAAAGGCCCGCGGCGACCTTGAGCGGGCAGGCCAGGTCTGCCTGCGAGCGCTCGTCGATCTTGACGAGGCAATCGTGGCGGGAACCTCAGGCGATAAGCCGTCATCACATGCACTGCTGCAGCGGGGACGCGAGCAGTTCGTCGCACTCGGCATGCGAAGTTGGCAGGAGCGCGTTGATCGAGCACGGATAGAGGGAGTCGAGATCGAGCCACGCAACTTACCCGCGCGGGGGCCTGATGATCTTTCGCCACGAGAAATGGAAATCCTCGGCCGGCTCGCTGCCGGCAGCCGCTCCAAGGCCATTGCCGCGGAACTACGCCTCAGTGTGCCGACCGTCAATCGGCACATTGCGAACATATATATGAAGATCGGCGTGAGCTCGCGCGCTGCAGCAACCGCCTACGCGATGAGACACCGTCTCAGCATGCTCCAGTGA